One window of the Halobacillus litoralis genome contains the following:
- the pcrA gene encoding DNA helicase PcrA — translation MTQALNALIQGLNEEQRNAVTHTEGPLLIMAGAGSGKTRVLTHRIAYLLSEKDIAPRNILAITFTNKAAREMKERVESLVGKEGEKIWMSTFHSMCVRILRRDIDRIGYDRNFSILDSSDQLSVIKQVLKDINLDPKKWDPRAMLGAISNSKNELMTAEDYAKDAGNMHEEQIAEIYKGYQKKLRKNQSLDFDDLIMQTLRLFDEVPEVLESYQRRFQYIHVDEYQDTNHAQYQLVKHLASRYQNLCVVGDSDQSIYAWRGADIQNILNFENDYPKARTILLERNYRSTELILNAANNVIDNNSGRKPKHLWTDNKGGEKIHYHQAGTEREEALFVTDKIEDMVRQGKFRYQDASILYRTNAQSRTIEETFVKAGIPYQMVGGTKFYDRKEIKDLLAYLRLISNPNDDLSFLRVVNEPKRGVGKTSMDKMMAYAADHDISLYEAAAEVDFVGVSAKAAKAIMSFRKMIQNWTQQQEFLSATDMVQDVIDKTGYEEMLLNEKSIEAQSRLENIEEFKSVTKNFEENAEDKTLIAFLTDLALIADIDSMNDDPDSDDTVTLMTLHSAKGLEFPVVFLIGMEENVFPHSRALMEEEEMEEERRLAYVGITRAEKELFISHAKMRTLYGRTNMNPISRFINEIPEDLVEGKEEKEELPFFNKKPERTPFDAKPQAAPKKRAAKKPESGSTGGEKIGWQPGDKAKHKKWGEGTVVKVQGEGDGMELDIAFPAPTGIKRLLARFAPITKV, via the coding sequence ATGACACAGGCATTGAACGCTTTGATTCAAGGCTTGAACGAAGAACAACGCAACGCGGTTACCCACACGGAAGGACCGCTTTTGATCATGGCTGGTGCTGGAAGTGGAAAGACGCGTGTCTTGACGCACCGCATCGCCTACTTACTTAGTGAAAAAGATATAGCACCACGAAATATATTAGCGATCACGTTTACAAATAAAGCGGCGCGTGAAATGAAAGAGCGTGTCGAATCCCTTGTCGGAAAAGAAGGCGAGAAAATCTGGATGTCGACTTTCCACTCGATGTGTGTGCGGATTTTACGTCGCGATATCGACCGTATCGGGTACGATCGTAATTTTTCCATTTTAGATTCGAGCGATCAATTGTCAGTCATTAAACAAGTTTTGAAAGATATCAACCTGGATCCGAAAAAATGGGACCCCCGTGCCATGCTTGGCGCAATCAGTAATTCGAAGAACGAACTGATGACAGCGGAAGATTATGCAAAGGATGCAGGCAACATGCATGAGGAACAAATCGCAGAAATTTATAAAGGGTACCAGAAAAAGCTGCGTAAAAACCAGTCTCTCGATTTTGATGATTTGATTATGCAGACACTGCGCTTATTCGATGAAGTACCGGAAGTGCTTGAATCCTATCAGCGCCGCTTCCAGTATATCCATGTAGATGAGTATCAGGATACGAACCATGCGCAGTATCAGTTGGTCAAGCATCTGGCGAGCCGCTATCAGAATTTGTGTGTAGTCGGTGATTCTGACCAGTCGATATATGCCTGGCGCGGGGCGGATATCCAAAACATCCTCAATTTTGAGAATGACTATCCTAAAGCCCGGACGATTCTCCTTGAGCGCAATTACCGCTCAACAGAATTGATCCTGAATGCAGCGAATAATGTGATCGATAATAATAGTGGTCGTAAACCGAAACACCTGTGGACAGATAATAAAGGTGGAGAAAAGATCCATTATCACCAAGCAGGTACGGAGCGTGAAGAAGCTCTTTTTGTCACTGATAAAATTGAAGACATGGTGCGGCAGGGGAAATTCCGCTACCAGGATGCTTCGATTTTGTACCGGACGAATGCGCAATCACGTACGATTGAGGAGACGTTCGTCAAAGCAGGAATCCCTTATCAAATGGTCGGCGGTACGAAGTTCTATGACCGTAAGGAGATCAAAGATCTGCTTGCATACCTCCGGTTGATTTCGAACCCGAACGATGACCTGAGTTTTCTGCGTGTCGTCAACGAACCGAAACGCGGCGTCGGTAAAACAAGTATGGACAAAATGATGGCATATGCAGCAGACCACGATATTTCCTTATATGAAGCAGCAGCAGAGGTCGATTTTGTCGGCGTAAGTGCTAAGGCGGCTAAAGCGATTATGAGCTTTAGAAAGATGATTCAAAACTGGACGCAGCAGCAAGAATTTTTATCAGCGACGGACATGGTTCAGGATGTGATTGATAAGACAGGCTATGAAGAGATGCTGCTCAATGAAAAAAGCATTGAAGCGCAAAGCCGTCTTGAGAACATTGAAGAATTTAAATCAGTAACGAAGAATTTTGAAGAAAATGCAGAAGATAAAACACTGATCGCTTTCTTGACGGATCTTGCTTTGATTGCGGATATCGATTCTATGAATGATGATCCGGATAGTGACGATACAGTCACGTTGATGACTCTGCACTCAGCGAAGGGACTTGAGTTCCCTGTCGTTTTCTTGATTGGTATGGAGGAGAATGTATTTCCACACAGCCGTGCATTGATGGAAGAAGAAGAGATGGAAGAAGAGCGTCGTCTAGCTTATGTCGGCATCACCCGTGCCGAAAAAGAGCTGTTCATTTCGCATGCGAAAATGCGTACATTGTACGGCCGCACGAATATGAACCCGATCAGTCGCTTCATCAACGAGATTCCAGAGGATTTAGTTGAAGGCAAGGAAGAAAAAGAAGAACTGCCATTTTTCAATAAAAAACCTGAACGTACACCTTTTGATGCGAAGCCTCAAGCGGCACCGAAAAAGCGTGCAGCTAAGAAACCAGAGAGTGGTTCAACTGGTGGAGAAAAAATCGGTTGG
- a CDS encoding heptaprenylglyceryl phosphate synthase: MYNINEWDHVFKLDPNKTITDRDLQAVCTSGTDAIIIGGTDGVTFENVTDLQERVQRYDLPCVLEVSDIEAIAPGFDKYFIPLVLNSQYKRWMLDVQHQAVKEYGDLIDWDDMVTEGYCVLNPEAKVFKKTDCTLPDKQDVQAYAQMAEHVFRLPVFYMEYSGMYGDPERVKEIASELKHTKLVYGGGIRSREQAQEMSVYADVIVVGNVIYDNLEVALQTVEAVKSTKMKDGGPS; encoded by the coding sequence ATGTACAATATAAATGAGTGGGATCATGTATTCAAGCTTGATCCGAACAAAACGATCACAGACCGGGACCTCCAGGCTGTCTGTACGTCAGGGACGGATGCAATCATCATCGGAGGGACGGATGGCGTCACCTTTGAAAATGTGACGGACTTGCAAGAGCGAGTACAGCGATATGATCTTCCTTGTGTGCTTGAAGTTTCGGATATCGAAGCGATTGCGCCGGGTTTCGATAAGTATTTCATTCCGCTTGTGCTCAACAGTCAGTACAAAAGGTGGATGCTTGATGTCCAACATCAGGCGGTCAAGGAATATGGAGATCTCATTGATTGGGACGACATGGTGACAGAAGGGTATTGTGTGCTCAATCCAGAAGCTAAGGTTTTTAAAAAAACGGACTGCACACTTCCTGATAAACAAGATGTTCAGGCATATGCGCAGATGGCCGAGCATGTTTTCCGTTTACCCGTTTTTTATATGGAATACAGCGGTATGTATGGCGATCCTGAACGGGTCAAAGAAATTGCAAGTGAATTAAAACATACGAAACTTGTTTACGGTGGGGGCATCCGGTCAAGAGAACAGGCACAGGAAATGAGTGTTTATGCGGATGTAATCGTCGTAGGTAATGTGATTTATGATAATCTAGAGGTTGCTCTTCAAACGGTAGAAGCAGTAAAATCAACAAAGATGAAGGATGGTGGACCCTCATGA